Proteins encoded in a region of the Vicia villosa cultivar HV-30 ecotype Madison, WI linkage group LG5, Vvil1.0, whole genome shotgun sequence genome:
- the LOC131607322 gene encoding uncharacterized protein LOC131607322, whose protein sequence is MATTRLLRQSMVPFDQLPSSSSSFSSPFAKCVRCQSTAGLGGDKKITSADLKRSERKAVVTMKASMVTANRLTISKPVLVPQGLSELLAEIIASVRNAMLVILLRNAVIKRKVKRSLHPQMLIERAIVDCRFFTLFAVAGSLLGSVLCFLEGCVLVIESYAHYFHMLSQPLDQGHLVHLLIEAIDMFLVGTALLMFGVGLYVMFVGSCKGTSKEKEPFGHFQIMKSAPRWVGMQSIEQAKSKIGHAVMMILQVGLIDKFNNIPMVTGLDLACFAAALLTSSATIFVLSKLNQH, encoded by the exons ATGGCAACCACTAGATTGTTGCGACAATCTATGGTGCCATTTGATCAActtccttcttcatcttcttctttttcttctccgttTGCGAAATGTGTCCGGTGTCAAAGCACGGCCGGTTTGGGTGGAGATAAGAAGATAACTTCAGCTGATCTGAAAAGATCGGAAAGGAAGGCTGTCGTGACGATGAAGGCATCCATGGTGACCGCCAACCGTTTAACCATATCGAAACCAGTACTGGTTCCTCAAGGATTGTCGGAATTATTAGCTGAAATCATCGCAAGTGTTCGCAATGCTATGCTAGTGATTCTTTTGAGGAATGCCGTCATAAAAAGGAAGGTTAAAAGGAGTTTACATCCACAAATGCTCATTGAAAGG GCCATAGTGGATTGCAGATTTTTTACGTTGTTTGCTGTAGCTGGATCTTTACTTGGCTCGGTATTGTGTTTTCTTGAGGGCTGTGTTCTGGTTATTGAGTCATACGCGCATTACTTCCATATGTTGTCTCAACCGTTGGATCAGGGACATCTGGTTCATCTACTCATCGAGGCCATAG ATATGTTCCTGGTAGGAACAGCCTTACTCATGTTTGGGGTTGGTTTGTATGTCATGTTTGTGGGATCTTGCAAGGGTACTAGTAAAGAAAAAGAACCTTTTGGACACTTTCAAATTATGAAG TCTGCGCCGCGGTGGGTTGGAATGCAATCAATTGAACAAGCAAAGTCAAAAATTGGGCATGCAGTGATGATGATTCTTCAAGTTGGACTAATAGACAAGTTCAATAATATTCCAATGGTCACAGGCCTTGATCTTGCTTGTTTTGCAGCAGCTTTACTCACATCTTCAGCAACCATTTTTGTCCTCTCTAAGCTTAATCAAcactaa